Genomic window (Desulfobacterales bacterium):
TGCCTCGGCCTGAACCAACTACGCTATAAGTATCCCTACCACGTTCCGCTGCTCCTGGGCCTCTGGGCTGCCTAATCGTACTTGCTGGTATGCCGAAATTCTGGCATTGCGGATTCTTGCAGAAATTGACCTGAATCGTACCGACTTCCACCGGAACACGTTCATCGAGTTGGTTTGATCCTTTGAGCATAAAAATCCCCCTACCAGATTCTATCCGATAGGGGGACAAATGTTAAGAAGTTTTCAACACGTTAAGCGATCGGCTCGGCAGCAATGGCCCTGCCTTTTTATTCCAACCAAGCAAACCCACTCTGGGCAAGATTTTATTTCTGCGTATTTGAATTAAGGAATGGGCAGCACTGCAAACACAACGGTGCTCCAGATCGAATGGGATATGATTACCGGCGCGAGGTTGCCCAAGCGCCAGTATAACGCCCCCCAAAAGAGACCGGCCACGGCAGCCGCGCCGATGAGCATAAAATTAAAAGACCAGATATGCACCCCTGCGTAGACGGCTGTGGCCAGGAGCCAGCCCTGCCAGCCGCCGAAACGCTTAATGAGATTGCGCTGCAGAAATCCCCGCCAGTAGAGCTCTTCACAGGGACCGGTCACAAAAAACAGCAACGCGGCGATCACGCCCATGGGCGTCCCTTCCCCCTTGTTATAAATGGATCCGATCTGGTGTTCGGCAAAGGGAAACAATACGGTGGAAACTTTCTTGCCCAGCCAAAAAATAAAATAAAGCGCTGCGGCCGTTAAGATTCCGAGGAGGACGGCTTTAAGGTCAAATTTTATTTCTTTAAATGGTTCCGGCTGCAACCGGAAAGAAATAACAGCCAAAGAGGCTGCTGAGAAGGAAATCTTAATCCAGAACGTGCTCCAGGTCAGATAAAAGGTCACAAACCAAAAAACAGCCGCCAAAGCGACCGTTCCGGCCACTGTCGAGGAGCGAAAATCATTCCCGCTCAAACGATGTTCTCCAGGACCAGCGATGCCACCAGCAGGATGCCAAAGGCGGTGTCGAGCTGGGCGGTTCTGGCATCGGCATCCAGCGGTATTTCACGCTTCATCTGGCGCAGCAGTCTAAATGCAAGGGGAAGTGAAACCAGTACCAACAGCGACCATAAGCGCAACGGTCCCAAAAGAGACATCCACAAAACGGCAAAATACGCCGAAACCACCAGCGCTACATAGAGTCGAATCCCGTTTTTCTGACCGATCAGGATCGGCAGGGTCCGAACGTTTTTCATGCGATCATGGCTGATGTCGCGCACGTTGTTAATCAGCAAAACCAGCGCCACCAGCAATCCAAACGGCAGCGATATCCACAGTGCTTCCCGGCTGAAGCTTTGCCGCTGAATGAAATAGGCGCCTTCAACCATCAGTGGCCCCCACATCAGAAAAACCGAAAATTCTCCCAGGGCGTTATATTTGTATCTGAAGGGCGGCGCCGTGTAAAAATAACTGGCGACAACACCCACGATTCCGATAACGAGAATAACCCACCCCCGGGTTGCCGCAAAATAAATTCCCACAGCAGCGGCGATGCCGTAGAGCAGATAGGCGCCATTGCGAACCTGTTCGGGGCGAAGTTTTCCCTCCAGCAAGGGATGGGGGCGATATTTT
Coding sequences:
- a CDS encoding type II CAAX endopeptidase family protein → MSGNDFRSSTVAGTVALAAVFWFVTFYLTWSTFWIKISFSAASLAVISFRLQPEPFKEIKFDLKAVLLGILTAAALYFIFWLGKKVSTVLFPFAEHQIGSIYNKGEGTPMGVIAALLFFVTGPCEELYWRGFLQRNLIKRFGGWQGWLLATAVYAGVHIWSFNFMLIGAAAVAGLFWGALYWRLGNLAPVIISHSIWSTVVFAVLPIP
- the menA gene encoding 1,4-dihydroxy-2-naphthoate octaprenyltransferase — its product is MNIFRNWFLASRPWSFTMTAISVSVGAAHAAVDGYFSWPLYLSTLAGMIVLHAATNLMNDYYDVQSGVDNLDVSTAKYRPHPLLEGKLRPEQVRNGAYLLYGIAAAVGIYFAATRGWVILVIGIVGVVASYFYTAPPFRYKYNALGEFSVFLMWGPLMVEGAYFIQRQSFSREALWISLPFGLLVALVLLINNVRDISHDRMKNVRTLPILIGQKNGIRLYVALVVSAYFAVLWMSLLGPLRLWSLLVLVSLPLAFRLLRQMKREIPLDADARTAQLDTAFGILLVASLVLENIV